One Zonotrichia albicollis isolate bZonAlb1 chromosome 14, bZonAlb1.hap1, whole genome shotgun sequence genomic window, CAGGAAGTGAAGTGCCaccatccctgtgctgcagtATTGACCAGCTGTTGTGTATAATGATGACTCATGGCCTTTCCCTTTGAATTCAACAGCCAGGCCTCAGCATTCCTGCAGTCTGGGAAGGACAGGGTGGGAAGCACCTACAAGAAGGCTGTCTACAAGCAGTACACAGACTCCACATACACCACTGAGATCCCCAAGCCTGCCTGGCTGGGCTTCCTGGGGCCTGTCATCCGAGCAGAAGTGGGGGATACCATTCAAGTACACCTAAAAAATTTTGCTGCTCGACCATATACAGTCCATCCTCATGGTGTTTTCTACAAAAAGGACTCTGAAGGTAAATGAGCTACTGCCATCATGGAGACAGATTTTTCTCACTGGGAATTTAGGAGTATACATGGAGGAGAGCTGTCCATAAAGCAACTGCATTTGGGTGTTTGGTGAAGACACCAAGCACTGGGTTAGCAGGGTCATGGGGCTGGAGTCCTGACCTGGGCCCAGATGTCTTGATTTTACAACCTCTAAAACACTGATCAGCTCTAGAGATTGTAGAGAGACTGGCTGTGGGGGCAGAGTGCAGAACTGAAGGCAAAGCAGCCCTAGGCAGAATGGAAATAATCCTGCTGACTGTGTGCTGACCTGTTTACTGGGCAAGTTGCCTTACAGTGGCTCTGTGCCTCAGTGCCTCTTTGAGGAAGTGATGATTAAACACTATTTCAGCCTTGGGATGGTGACTCTCAGCTCAGTATAAAGTGACATGTGTGGGCATCTTGGCTCTTCTTGAATGGATGTTGTGATTGCTCAATTGTTCTAGGATCCCTGTATCCTGATATGTCCCCCCAGGATCAGAAGAAGGATGATGCTGTTTTCCCAGGAAGGAATTACACCTATACTTGGACTGTCCCTGAAGATCACAGTCCAACAGATGACGACCCAAACTGCTTGACCTGGATCTACCACTCTCATATTGATGCACCTAGGGACATTGCATCTGGATTAATTGGGCCTTTGCTTACCTGTAAAACAGGTAAAAACACCAGGAGAAagcagctcaggcctgcagttCCATAGTGTAAAAGGTCTTGTGGTGACATGAATAGGGATAGGATTTGAAGATACTCTGTGCAGCTCCCAGCTTCAGGGGGAAATGCAGCTTGATTAGAGAGGACAGTACCTGGGCTCTGGCTGGATTCTGGTCATTGTATTCATTGCATTCTCCTTATCCCATAGTGGTTGGGCAGGTGAGCTTGCAGGCCTCTTGATCCAAGAGAGCTGCTTGAATCCATGTTAAAAGCAAGACTTCTGCCCAAGATCTACTTTGTGTATGAAAATCATGGTGACTGGTTGGTTCCAGCAGTGAGAAGACTGCAGGTGTTGTAGTTGAGGTGTGCAGTGGCAGAGCAGCTTGAGAGAGAGAGCTGTATTGGCAGGGATACATTGGAAAAGGGtgagctgtgagggtggtgggaAAGCATCTGTTTCCAGCTCATGTGACAAGactctctctgctgctgtggttcTCATCTCTTGCCTGATGTGTAATTTTCTGCATGATTATTTTCTGCATTCATTCCTCTCTCCTTTCACCTCAGGAACGCTGACTGGCAGCTCTCAAAGGCGCTCGGATGTggatgttgatttttttctgatgttcAGTGTGGTGGATGAGAACCTAAGCTGGTACCTGGATGAGAACATTGCATTGTTCTGCACAGATCCTGGCTCTGTGGACAAAGAAGATGAGGAGTTTCAGGAGAGCAACAAAATGCACGGTCAGTGTCACCTCTGTGAGGCCACTGTGTCTGCTGAGACACTCAGGAGTGTCAGAGCTCCAGGATCTGCTCTGAGGTCATGTGCTTAATAAATATCTCAGGGACAGGGCAACAGCTCCAGAAAATTGAAgtattgttttggtttcttatcTTTGGCTTGAGTAagcttttatacccttggcttTAGGAATGAGCTGTGGAGTTGAGCTCTCCAaagcagaagaggaggaggatttCTGGTTAGGTCCATCATCCTATTGTGTCTATGCTGTCACCCACTGGCAGGAAGGCTCCTCTGAAGGCTCCTTTTCTGCTCTCTAATTTTGGCTTGCTTGTTTTTGCAGCTATTAATGGTTATGTGTTTGGCAACCTCCCTGAGCTGAAGATGTGTGCTGGGGATTCTGTTTCATGGTACCTCTTTGGGATGGGCAATGAGATTGATGTTCACACAGCCTACTTCCATGGAGAGACACTCAAAATCCGGGGCCACAGGACAGACGTGGccagcctgttcccagccaCTTTTGTCACAGCAGATATGATCCCCAGGAACCCTGGGAGAtggctgctgagctgccagGTCAATGATCACATACAAGGTAAGGCAGGGGGTGGAATATGTTGTGGactctgtgtcctctggtttTGATGTACATGATGTACAGTGTGGTAGGGAACAATGTCTTGGGCGTGGAAAAATGTCCCTATGACATTTTTCCCTATCACCCACAAATGAGTGGGTGATGCCTTGGACTCGAcgatcttagaggtctcttgcaacctcattattctgtgattctgtcttGTAAAATTGGAGTGGGCTGGTTACTAATGTGCAAGGCAGCTTTGGTGGGGGTGACTTGTACCATGGTGTGATGTTTGGTGTTGGGTACAGCTGAAAGCAGAGATGAGGCAGTGCCTTAAGAGCTCTGTAAGAGGCACTTGCATGATAGATCTGAGGACAGCAGAAGACTCCAGTCACTCTAGATCCATACTTCCATAGCATCCAATATCTAAGGTTGGAAGTTCTGCTCACAGAACTCCTTGCTGTGGAGTTTCTCACCTTCTCCCATCCATGTGCCTTTTGGGACAGCAGAGGGGAGCTGGGACTGCCCATCAGGCTGGCTGGAGGGGCTAAGTGAGTGTCCACCTTCATGTTTTGGGCAGCTGGGATGGGGGCACTCTATGAGGTCCGGCCCTGCTCTCGGCAAGCTGCAGCCACCAGCCTGGGAGGGAGAGTTCGGAGATACTTCATAGCTGCCAAGGAGGTGCAGTGGGACTACGGCCCCTCAGCCCTCGACCAGCTCACTGGGAAGCAGCTCACTGACCCTGACAGGTGAGTGAGAGCCTGCTGGGcttgggcagggtttggggagTCTGGCCTGTATCAGGAACACTGCTTAAGAAAGTGtggaatttctttcttttcaaaattcaTGCCTGCTGCTCACATGGGGTGCATTTCCTGGGAAGGAAAATCAAACCCTGCTGTAGCTGGACTGCACTGAGAGCAGCACAGGTACCTTGGGGCCTTCCCATGAGAGGACTGTGTGGCACAGCTGTACCCACAAGCAGCAGAAGTCCCAGCAGATGTACACCATGAGCTGCCACATTTGTCTCTGGGCTTCATTTCTGCTTGCTGTGCCTAACCTAGGAACAGATTGATCTATTTGAGAAATTATTCAAAAagcccctggtgcagcagaCACAGGGTGGCATTGCTGtcctgcagatgggcctcaGGCTGGTTTTGCTGCAGGATGCAATTTCTAGGAAATCAGATGCCAGCACTTGGGTGGCAGCTCTCCATCCCATGATCAGGGCTATCAGTTGAAAGACTTCCTGTTCAGTCTTTGGCTAACTGAAAGAGATTCTTCTCCTTCCACAGAGATGACGTCCCTTCCCTAGTAATCTGTGGGAGAGGATGTTCCTTATTCAGATGGAGAAGAGGAAATGTAGAGTCGTTAATTATTTACCCAATGTCATGCAGCAAACCTTGCAGACCTTAGACCTGTGAGCTGGCCTTGTAACTGCACTGCCTCTCCTGCAAGGCTTGTTACTTATATTTGGTGAGGGTGGTAGTGGAGGAAATAAATACCTTTACaactgtttattttagttgggaatggggctgtccccagcttCTGAAGAGGTTGGAGTTCTAGCACTGCCTGCCCACTGACTGCATTGCAGTTTTGTTCATTCCTTCACACATCTTGTGGTAGTGATGCTGATCTCACCTGGGAGAGGGCTTTGTGCTACAGGTGCTCCCTGAACACGCACACAAGTGATGAATCTGTAAGGGCAAAAAAGCTTTGTAGAATCCAAGCTGTGCTTGTTCCAAACTAGAGGTGCTGTCCTTGTCTGAAATACTGCTTGATTTGGAGATGTTGATGGCCTTGCCAGTGGGAGCAGGGGAGCAGGGCTCATTGTTCTGTGACATGGCCTGACATTTGCTTTTTGCATTTAGTCCTGCTGAGCAGTATTTCAAGCGCAGCCTCTACCGCATTGGGGGTGTCTATTGGAAGGCAAAGTATGTGGAGTACACTGATGAGAGCTTTCgagaggaaaagcagcaatCAGAAGAGGAGAAACACCTTGGAATACTTGGTGAGAATCCTCCAGGAATACAAATCCTCTGTCAGTGTCTGTCTGAAGGGTGCTGATGGTGGGACTGCCAGGTGGCTGTGCCTGCCTGCTCATTttggggggcagggaggggcacAAGAGCTGCTTCACAACAGTCACATCTGAGCAAGGCAAGGTGCAGGGTGGTAGAATGGACAAAATCACTTCAGGGGTCATTCTGAAGGTGTTCTAGAGGTAAGAGTGAGGGATGCAGTATAGTCTCTGTGACTAGAGCTAAACAGATCACAGCAGTAGCTCCTGGTTATGTGTTTTTGACTGAGCCCATTTCAAGGCATGCTGCAAACCCCATTTTCTCACAGAGAGCTTTCTCTCCTggatgggttttcaggagcagGCATGGTGAAGGCTCATAGCTCCTCTCTGGCCAGCTGGGTTGTGAGCTTACAGACTCTGCTGGGCTTGGAGCATCTCACACCTCTGAAGCACGTGTTTTGGGTGGTTGAGGGGGCCATACATGGGTGGAGGAGAGACATGGGCTGATCCTGAGGGCATTCCAGCACATCTGCCTGTTCTGTTACTTCCCTGTATGAAGGTGTGATGCCTCTCTGAGGTCTCCTGTACACCCAAACTACTTTCAGACAATCCttgccagcccctgctcccattGAGctcccttcagcagcagcaaagccagaCCATCTGTTGCCTCTCATTTTTGGCCCTGCAGCTTGGAGGAAGGTGCCctgtttgctttggtttttctgATGGCCTGGGGAAATGCTCTGTTGCTGatgtgctctccctgctctaTTCTAGGTCCGGTGATCAAAGCTGAAGTTGGTGACACCATCCTGGTGACGTTTTTTAACAAAGCCTCCTGGCCCTTCAGCATCCATCCACATGGAGTGTCCTATGGGAAGGCATCAGAGGGGATGTGGTACCATGATGGTTGGTGGATCCCTTTCCTTGAGTACCCCCCATCAGAGGTGCTGGGTGTTTGGTTGGCACAAATTAAGTAGAGCCTGCTCTGAAAATAGCTGATGAGAAGGTGTGACAGAGTTtgtgcagggatttgggaataaCCCTGTAATCCCTGTTTTAAAGGCCTGTCCCAGAATGGGGTTTCTGTGGCACCACTGCACAACTTCACCTACCACTGGACTGTGCCAAGGCACGTGGGGCCCACATCCAGTGACCCTCCCTGCCTCACCTGGATGTACAGCTCAGCTGCAAACCCTGTCAAAGACTCCAGCTCGGGCCTAGTGGGGCCTCTGCTCATCTGCAAGGCAGGCACTCTGGATGACAACAACAAGCAGGTAAAGGGGTTTTCCTGCCCTGTTCCTACCAGGTCTTTGCTTCCTTTCTCTACATGAAAGCATCAGGAAAACATTAGCATACTAAAAACAAATGTGTAGTAGTGTGAGTCCAGGAGAGTCAAATCAAAGCCTTGTTGTTGGCCAAGTTGATGCTGGTGCAGCTGGTATCAGCTTTTTCCAGGCAAGTAGTGTTCTGGGAAAGGCCATTAGTGTTCTGGGCTCTCAAGAGCTGCCCTCAAAACAGTTcctgagctctgcttttaaTTCACAGATAAACTTGGCTAAACAACTGTTATCTTGTAGCAGTTACTTTATTTCTTGCCCTGAGGCTTGTGTAGCAGGCTGCTTTCAGAGAGGCTCTGAAAAGGCATTTTTGCTTGCAGGTGTTCTGCTTGGGTGATACAATGCTTTGAGGTTTGGGTGAGCCTCATTTATTCTGCCGGAGAAGTTAATTTTCAAGCAGAGCTGGCTACAAAAAAACATGTGAAAATCCATGTCAGTCTTATGCTTTTGATAGAGCGGTGAAACCTCAAGGAAGCCAGAACTTCCTCTTGGAATTTCACTCAGATTTCCTGGCAGTAAATCTAGGGAAGACAGTAAATTGATATCCCTGAGGAGGTATCAGACAGAAGAGCAGAGCCTTGTTGTAAAAGACAGCAGATGGCAAATCAAACCCCAACTGCTGTCCTGCAGTGTGGCTCAGGGACTGGTGACAGATCTGGGGACTGTCCTCAGAGCCTTCCTGGGGGAGCTCACAGTCAGTGGGGACACCATATGACTAAATCAGGAGTGCAGAAGAAATCAATGTGCACCCAGGGTGGAAATGTGGATCTGCTGAGCAAAGAGCACTGGGAATACATACAGCCCTTGAGGTGAAGGAGCTGTGATAATGATAAACATGGGCAGGTATTGGAAGCATGTAAGCAGAAGAGACAGACCTTTGTGAATGTAAGAAAGAGAAATCACCTGGGGTGGCAATTCTGGCTCCACAATCTCAGGCAAACCTTGAATGAATGTTTAACTGTGGAAGGTGCATGGCCATTCTGCTGTACCCatgtgctgcagcctgggaaTGGCTCACCTTCTCAGCAGgctggctgcctgtgtgctgctggggacagtgacaccagcaGGAGAGTCTGGACACCATCACAGTATTCTTTTAATGGGAAACACCACGGTTTGGAGTGCATTTCTTAGGAGAATTAACACTTTGAAGGATTTAGGGtaatttaaaaatccccaatCCAGGCCTGTGATAGGAGGCAGGAGGGGTGTGGTGTGGTGTGGTCATCAGCCTGCCTTGTGTCTGGGCTCTGGTCTTGGGACTGGTTTGGACAGACAGGTGTAGGGGAGGAAGGGGGCACAGACTTCATGGCCTTGACTGAGTTTTGTTCATTTTATTAATGTGAAATATAATGGAAAATGCACAAGTGATGCCTTTTGTGAAATAAAAGAGGAATGTTCAATATGACTAAAGGCACAGAATCCTGTCCCTCAATAAGCCgtgttttaaaataaagggGAATACAAGGCCCAAGCAAAAGAGATTTAACTCTAAGGATACTTAATTGTTGCATTTTAAAAGTTAACAACCATCATTGTAATTATAGAAAGGGATCGACAAAGAATTTTATCTTCTCTTCAACGTGTTTGACGAGAACCTCAGCTGGTATTTAAATGCCAACATAAAGTACTACTTGAGGATGGAAGAGACATCTGTGGAAAAGGATGATGAGTTTGAGGAATCCAACAGGATGCATGGTATGGTTGGATGCTGCTCTCTGACATCAGGGATGAACCTGCAAAGCACGGGCTGATGTTCACCTAAaggctgagctgggggctggAAGGGCTGTGTGGTGTTTGCCTGGAATCAAGCCAGGCTGGAGGCACCAGGAGAGACATGGACAAGCAGCACAGCTGTCTGGAGAAGTGTGCTCTCAGTGTACCCAGGGGTGAATTACAAACAAGTTACCTTTCTTCTGACTGGCAGGCTTGTGCTACAAGGTGTATGCTCAAAATCTCCTAGCTGACACCTGCCTGCAGAGAGTTAATTGCTTTCTCCTTTCCAGCCATCAATGGACTTATGTTTGGTAACTTGCCTGGGCTGGATGTGTGTGAAGGAGACAGAGTGTCCTGGCACCTCCTGGGCTTGGGCAGCGAGGCAGACGTCCATGGAGCTGTGTTCCAGGGCAACACCCTGCAGATCAACGGCATGCGGAGAGATTCAGCCAAGCTGTTCCCACACACGTTTGCCACTGCTTTCATGCAGCCTGATCACAGTGGTGAGTGCCTGCACAGCTGTCTGGGCAGATGGAAGAGTCTCCCATTGTGGTGTTTGCTCCTGTGACAGATTGTCTAGCATGGTATGAACTCTTACAGGGTCAGCTCTGCCACAGGTTCTTACTGTGTAGGAAAGCTTCCTGAGATGATGTTTGTGTAGCACTTTGTTGTGCCATTCCTGCTTGATTTCTCCAGTGACTCCTTTTAACCTTGGCCTGTGGCAGCCAAGCTCCCTAAGCAGCACAGAGATACACCAAGCACATACTGACACTGCTCTCCTGGAATCTTCAAAGGCAACTGATTTCCTTGTTCATCCTGCCTCCCCCAGGGACTTTTGAGATCTACTGCCAGACGAGCAATCACTACCAGTCTGGGATGAGGCAGCAGTACAGCGTTTCCAGGTGTGGCAGGACGGGCTCTGCCCATCACTACAGGGGAGTGAGGACGTTCTACCTCGCcgctgaggagctgctctgggactACGCGCCCGACCgcagctgggagagggagcGCCACAACCACTCTGCACAGAGGTAGAGCCCACCCTCTGGGGAAGCCTCTGCCAGTGGCCCAGCAGA contains:
- the HEPH gene encoding hephaestin isoform X1, producing the protein MGSVWWLLLCIPLLSPISAGGVIRVYYLGIHEVNWNYAPTGRNVLANQSIARNSQASAFLQSGKDRVGSTYKKAVYKQYTDSTYTTEIPKPAWLGFLGPVIRAEVGDTIQVHLKNFAARPYTVHPHGVFYKKDSEGSLYPDMSPQDQKKDDAVFPGRNYTYTWTVPEDHSPTDDDPNCLTWIYHSHIDAPRDIASGLIGPLLTCKTGTLTGSSQRRSDVDVDFFLMFSVVDENLSWYLDENIALFCTDPGSVDKEDEEFQESNKMHAINGYVFGNLPELKMCAGDSVSWYLFGMGNEIDVHTAYFHGETLKIRGHRTDVASLFPATFVTADMIPRNPGRWLLSCQVNDHIQAGMGALYEVRPCSRQAAATSLGGRVRRYFIAAKEVQWDYGPSALDQLTGKQLTDPDSPAEQYFKRSLYRIGGVYWKAKYVEYTDESFREEKQQSEEEKHLGILGPVIKAEVGDTILVTFFNKASWPFSIHPHGVSYGKASEGMWYHDGLSQNGVSVAPLHNFTYHWTVPRHVGPTSSDPPCLTWMYSSAANPVKDSSSGLVGPLLICKAGTLDDNNKQKGIDKEFYLLFNVFDENLSWYLNANIKYYLRMEETSVEKDDEFEESNRMHAINGLMFGNLPGLDVCEGDRVSWHLLGLGSEADVHGAVFQGNTLQINGMRRDSAKLFPHTFATAFMQPDHSGTFEIYCQTSNHYQSGMRQQYSVSRCGRTGSAHHYRGVRTFYLAAEELLWDYAPDRSWERERHNHSAQSYADVFLSNENGLLGSKYKKAVYREYTDGTFQTPKARISGEEHLGILGPFLWAEVGDIVNVVFKNNASRPYSIHAHGVLEQQAGHPQVANPGDIVTYRWEVPERAGPGPNDSACVPWIYYSAVDPVKDMYSGLIGPLKVCRRGALRSSGSRKDVKREFALLFLVFDENQSWYLEENVEHFSKGNHKINLLDEKFVESNKMHAINGRLYATLPGLTMHEGERVNWYLLGMGHEVDVHTVHFHAETFIYKNGKSYRADVVDLFPGTFEMVEMLVGNPGTWLLHCHVSDHIHAGMEILFTVLPRGESELEDITATPGLALEGEDGSQKVMLFGSKVTQGQIEATVISLAVVGVLLLVAAGVLLGAVIHLERQRRLRRNRRSILDDGFKLMSQKNSGL
- the HEPH gene encoding hephaestin isoform X2, producing MVFSTKRTLKDQKKDDAVFPGRNYTYTWTVPEDHSPTDDDPNCLTWIYHSHIDAPRDIASGLIGPLLTCKTGTLTGSSQRRSDVDVDFFLMFSVVDENLSWYLDENIALFCTDPGSVDKEDEEFQESNKMHAINGYVFGNLPELKMCAGDSVSWYLFGMGNEIDVHTAYFHGETLKIRGHRTDVASLFPATFVTADMIPRNPGRWLLSCQVNDHIQAGMGALYEVRPCSRQAAATSLGGRVRRYFIAAKEVQWDYGPSALDQLTGKQLTDPDSPAEQYFKRSLYRIGGVYWKAKYVEYTDESFREEKQQSEEEKHLGILGPVIKAEVGDTILVTFFNKASWPFSIHPHGVSYGKASEGMWYHDGLSQNGVSVAPLHNFTYHWTVPRHVGPTSSDPPCLTWMYSSAANPVKDSSSGLVGPLLICKAGTLDDNNKQKGIDKEFYLLFNVFDENLSWYLNANIKYYLRMEETSVEKDDEFEESNRMHAINGLMFGNLPGLDVCEGDRVSWHLLGLGSEADVHGAVFQGNTLQINGMRRDSAKLFPHTFATAFMQPDHSGTFEIYCQTSNHYQSGMRQQYSVSRCGRTGSAHHYRGVRTFYLAAEELLWDYAPDRSWERERHNHSAQSYADVFLSNENGLLGSKYKKAVYREYTDGTFQTPKARISGEEHLGILGPFLWAEVGDIVNVVFKNNASRPYSIHAHGVLEQQAGHPQVANPGDIVTYRWEVPERAGPGPNDSACVPWIYYSAVDPVKDMYSGLIGPLKVCRRGALRSSGSRKDVKREFALLFLVFDENQSWYLEENVEHFSKGNHKINLLDEKFVESNKMHAINGRLYATLPGLTMHEGERVNWYLLGMGHEVDVHTVHFHAETFIYKNGKSYRADVVDLFPGTFEMVEMLVGNPGTWLLHCHVSDHIHAGMEILFTVLPRGESELEDITATPGLALEGEDGSQKVMLFGSKVTQGQIEATVISLAVVGVLLLVAAGVLLGAVIHLERQRRLRRNRRSILDDGFKLMSQKNSGL